In a genomic window of Halostella litorea:
- the endA gene encoding tRNA-intron lyase has protein sequence MDGHMRDGVVRVGGDARQRFHDSRGYGRPLGGNEVALARVEAAHLLFRGDLDAVDGASFREFLAAADDPGFAVRFLVYADLRERGFYLSPAREDWVPDPGEADFHVYARGSGPGDGDVAYRVRAVGEREPVPAADLGDCVLAVVDEESEVSYFDTGRPDVDGESGTDLPEGVPAALLSDRVVCWTPPAALHERGFYGQPLSGREDDRDAVQLSLVEAAYLADRGALAVERAAVVERGRAVEGDRFDRRLRAYAALRDRGVVPKTGFKFGADFRTYAAVESVDDLGHSERLVRVLSPGHEFAPRDLALDVRLAGGVRKTMTFALVGDEGASDAETAAAGDVRWLSVERLTP, from the coding sequence ATGGACGGACACATGCGGGACGGCGTCGTTCGCGTCGGCGGCGACGCCAGACAGCGGTTCCACGACTCGCGGGGGTACGGCCGCCCGCTCGGCGGCAACGAGGTCGCGCTCGCCCGCGTCGAGGCCGCCCACCTCCTCTTCCGGGGCGACCTCGACGCCGTGGACGGCGCGTCGTTCCGCGAGTTCCTCGCGGCGGCGGACGACCCCGGCTTCGCCGTGCGCTTCCTCGTGTACGCCGACCTCCGCGAGCGGGGGTTCTACCTCTCTCCGGCCCGGGAGGACTGGGTGCCGGACCCGGGCGAGGCCGACTTTCACGTCTACGCCCGCGGATCGGGGCCCGGCGACGGCGACGTGGCGTACCGCGTCCGGGCGGTCGGGGAGCGCGAGCCGGTCCCCGCGGCCGACCTGGGCGACTGCGTGCTCGCGGTCGTCGACGAGGAGAGCGAGGTGTCGTACTTCGACACGGGCCGCCCCGACGTGGACGGGGAAAGCGGCACGGACCTGCCCGAGGGCGTCCCCGCCGCCCTGCTGTCGGACCGCGTCGTCTGCTGGACGCCGCCCGCCGCCCTCCACGAGCGCGGCTTCTACGGGCAGCCGCTCTCGGGGCGCGAGGACGACCGCGACGCCGTCCAGCTGTCGCTCGTCGAGGCGGCGTACCTCGCGGACCGCGGCGCGCTGGCGGTCGAGCGCGCGGCCGTCGTCGAGCGCGGCCGGGCCGTGGAGGGCGACCGGTTCGACCGCCGACTGCGGGCGTACGCCGCCCTGCGCGACCGCGGCGTCGTCCCCAAGACCGGCTTCAAGTTCGGCGCGGACTTCCGGACGTACGCCGCCGTCGAGAGCGTCGACGACCTCGGGCACTCCGAGCGGCTGGTGCGGGTGCTGTCGCCCGGCCACGAGTTCGCGCCGCGGGACCTCGCGCTGGACGTGCGGCTGGCCGGCGGCGTCCGCAAGACGATGACGTTCGCGCTGGTGGGCGACGAGGGAGCGAGCGACGCGGAGACGGCGGCCGCCGGCGACGTCCGCTGGCTCTCGGTCGAGCGGCTGACGCCGTGA
- a CDS encoding class I SAM-dependent methyltransferase — protein MSEPSRRADGGTARRPTGAGDDSERRHLERNRRVWDRWSDHYRLSESDFEPMREDAMDRLGLERGDAVLDVGCGPGVNFDRLRELVGPEGRVVGVDYSPGMVESARKRVADRGWENVAVVRADAASVGLDSESFDGAIASLSMGVMPDARATAEHVHALLRPGSRFVVFGLRPVPSGPLRVVNPLLSRCLRWVANWNPDNDVPGALRAAFDGVDVARTYGAGTAYTAVAAKAGAPDRSG, from the coding sequence ATGAGTGAACCGTCGCGGCGAGCGGACGGCGGGACCGCGCGTCGACCGACCGGCGCTGGGGACGACTCAGAGCGCCGACACCTCGAACGGAACCGCCGGGTGTGGGACCGCTGGAGCGACCATTACCGTCTGAGCGAGAGCGACTTCGAACCGATGCGCGAGGACGCCATGGACCGCCTCGGCCTCGAACGGGGCGACGCCGTCCTCGACGTGGGGTGCGGCCCGGGCGTGAACTTCGATCGGTTGCGTGAACTGGTGGGGCCCGAGGGGCGCGTCGTCGGCGTTGACTACAGCCCCGGGATGGTCGAGAGCGCTCGCAAGCGGGTCGCCGACCGGGGCTGGGAGAACGTCGCAGTGGTCCGCGCGGACGCCGCGAGCGTCGGGCTGGACAGCGAGTCGTTCGACGGCGCGATAGCGTCGCTGTCGATGGGCGTGATGCCCGACGCGCGGGCGACGGCCGAACACGTCCACGCCCTGCTCCGACCGGGCAGCCGGTTCGTCGTCTTCGGCCTCCGGCCCGTCCCGTCGGGGCCGCTCCGGGTCGTCAACCCCCTGCTATCGCGGTGCCTGCGATGGGTCGCGAACTGGAACCCGGACAACGACGTGCCCGGCGCGCTCCGGGCCGCGTTCGACGGCGTCGACGTGGCGCGGACCTACGGCGCGGGGACGGCGTACACGGCGGTGGCGGCGAAGGCCGGCGCGCCGGATCGCAGCGGCTGA
- a CDS encoding helix-turn-helix domain-containing protein translates to MKSLELVVEHAAETIHPMHAFVCESPAVEREVLLEGKTVDGERTLLFYVEGDHEAYEATLAAQDAVAEYDVRPDSDGEFFVYVSSSNSDREATLIEAFAGDAVVVVPPVEFRADRTMRLTVVGRGPDLRDLLDSLPEALDVDVRSVGPFTRGLSPSLTERQREALVAARGVGYYEVPREGGVEAVATELDCAVSTASTLLRRAESRLVADALGDRP, encoded by the coding sequence GTGAAGTCGCTGGAACTGGTCGTCGAACACGCGGCGGAGACGATCCACCCGATGCACGCGTTCGTCTGCGAGTCCCCGGCCGTCGAGCGCGAGGTGTTGCTGGAGGGCAAGACGGTCGACGGCGAGCGGACGCTGCTGTTCTACGTGGAGGGCGACCACGAGGCGTACGAGGCGACGCTCGCGGCGCAGGACGCGGTCGCCGAATACGATGTCCGGCCGGACAGCGACGGCGAGTTCTTCGTGTACGTCAGCTCGTCGAACAGCGACCGGGAAGCGACGCTGATCGAGGCGTTCGCCGGGGACGCCGTCGTGGTCGTCCCGCCGGTCGAGTTCAGGGCCGACCGGACGATGCGCCTGACCGTCGTCGGCCGCGGGCCGGACCTGCGGGACCTGCTCGACTCGCTCCCCGAGGCGCTCGACGTCGACGTCCGCTCGGTCGGCCCGTTCACGCGGGGGCTCAGCCCGTCGCTCACCGAGCGGCAGCGGGAGGCGCTGGTCGCCGCGCGAGGGGTCGGCTACTACGAGGTCCCGCGTGAGGGCGGCGTCGAGGCCGTCGCGACCGAACTCGACTGCGCCGTCTCGACGGCGTCGACGCTCCTCCGGCGCGCGGAGTCCCGGCTGGTCGCCGACGCGCTCGGCGACCGCCCGTAA
- a CDS encoding tryptophan--tRNA ligase, translating into MTDDAPDADVRPDGGTEAAGADDVALDPWGSSTVSDYRKLFEEFGIEEFDEVLPEVPDPHYLMRRGVIFGHRDYRPVADAMRDDEPFAALSGFMPTGDPHIGHKLVFDEIIWHQEQGGDAHALIADLEAHSARGLTWDEIDEHARDYILSLLALGFDPDEGELYRQSDNRELQDLAFELGAEANFSELQAIYDFDGETDVSHMQSVVTQMADILYPQLDEPKPTVIPVGPDQDPHMRLARDLAARMRFFKVTEAFASFEADDAERVLLRRAYDARGEYAEDTDRPRCGEAADWLRAEADPSDARDSVAEKLDSAGKEPLRPRTRFLDRQATGEAFDALVEAVPGEKRVYDEHVDAFELDHAEADELAREVELDHGGYGFLPPSSIYHRFMTGLTGGKMSSSVPASHISLLDDPEDGYDKVKSATTGGRTTAEEQREKGGKADECPVYELYAYLLSGDDDEFAKEVYDECVGGERLCGGCKEQAAELMEEFLEEHQEKREEWAEKLDGIDIDLDSDRKRA; encoded by the coding sequence ATGACCGACGACGCTCCCGACGCGGACGTTCGCCCGGACGGCGGGACCGAGGCCGCAGGCGCCGACGACGTCGCGCTCGACCCGTGGGGCTCCTCGACGGTGTCGGACTACCGGAAGCTGTTCGAGGAGTTCGGCATCGAGGAGTTCGACGAGGTGCTCCCCGAGGTGCCCGACCCCCACTACCTGATGCGCCGGGGGGTCATCTTCGGCCACCGCGACTACCGGCCGGTCGCCGACGCGATGCGGGACGACGAGCCCTTCGCCGCGCTCTCGGGGTTCATGCCGACGGGCGACCCCCACATCGGCCACAAGCTGGTGTTCGACGAGATCATCTGGCACCAGGAACAGGGCGGCGACGCCCACGCCCTGATCGCCGACCTGGAGGCCCACAGCGCCCGCGGGCTGACCTGGGACGAGATAGACGAGCACGCGCGGGACTACATCCTCTCCCTGCTCGCGCTCGGCTTCGACCCCGACGAGGGCGAACTGTACCGCCAGTCCGACAACCGCGAGCTACAGGACCTCGCCTTCGAACTGGGCGCCGAGGCGAACTTCTCGGAGCTACAGGCCATCTACGACTTCGACGGCGAGACGGACGTCTCGCACATGCAGTCGGTCGTCACGCAGATGGCCGACATCCTCTACCCGCAACTGGACGAGCCCAAGCCAACCGTCATCCCCGTGGGCCCGGACCAGGACCCGCACATGCGGCTGGCCCGTGACCTCGCGGCGCGGATGCGGTTCTTCAAGGTAACCGAGGCGTTCGCCAGCTTCGAGGCCGACGACGCCGAGCGCGTCCTGCTCCGGCGGGCGTACGACGCCCGCGGGGAGTACGCCGAGGACACGGACCGCCCGCGCTGCGGCGAGGCGGCCGACTGGCTCCGCGCCGAAGCCGATCCCTCCGACGCCCGCGACTCCGTCGCCGAAAAGCTCGATTCGGCCGGCAAGGAACCGCTCCGGCCCCGGACCCGGTTCCTCGACCGGCAGGCGACCGGCGAGGCGTTCGACGCGCTGGTCGAGGCCGTCCCCGGCGAAAAGCGCGTCTACGACGAACACGTCGACGCCTTCGAACTGGACCACGCGGAGGCGGACGAACTCGCCCGCGAAGTCGAACTCGACCACGGCGGCTACGGCTTCCTGCCGCCGTCGTCGATCTACCACCGCTTCATGACCGGGCTCACCGGCGGGAAGATGTCGTCGTCGGTCCCGGCCTCGCACATCTCGCTGCTCGACGACCCCGAGGACGGCTACGACAAGGTCAAATCCGCCACCACCGGCGGCCGGACCACTGCCGAGGAACAGCGCGAGAAAGGCGGGAAGGCCGACGAGTGTCCCGTCTACGAGCTGTACGCCTACCTGCTCTCGGGCGACGACGACGAGTTCGCCAAGGAGGTGTACGACGAGTGCGTCGGCGGCGAGCGGCTCTGCGGGGGGTGCAAGGAGCAGGCCGCGGAGCTGATGGAGGAGTTCCTCGAAGAGCACCAGGAGAAACGCGAGGAGTGGGCGGAGAAGCTGGACGGGATCGACATCGACCTCGACTCGGACCGGAAGCGCGCCTGA
- a CDS encoding class I SAM-dependent methyltransferase: MDWERFYREADYDRCAYLAGEEMADLLARFVERVADGDAAGGRPADLASFGCGPAVVPFALAERFPDLDVYGYDLSETVVRDNRRLAAERGLDNLSFAVDELPDLTTDRRFDVVYCVATLYFVAGPEAALRALYDRVRPGGHLVVNYPTEELQRVVREEFDERKREAFHLVRDGENLLTREEVAAVLGAEPRDYWEAVDADEVIEERPEWPTVYVERPASDR; this comes from the coding sequence ATGGACTGGGAGCGGTTCTACCGCGAGGCCGACTACGACCGCTGTGCGTACCTCGCCGGCGAGGAGATGGCGGACCTGCTGGCGCGGTTCGTCGAGCGCGTCGCGGACGGCGACGCCGCGGGCGGCCGCCCGGCCGACCTCGCGTCGTTCGGCTGCGGTCCGGCCGTCGTCCCGTTCGCGCTGGCCGAGCGGTTCCCCGACCTCGACGTGTACGGCTACGACCTCTCGGAGACGGTCGTCCGCGACAACCGCCGCCTCGCGGCCGAGCGGGGCCTCGACAACCTCTCGTTCGCCGTCGACGAACTGCCGGACCTGACGACCGACCGGCGGTTCGACGTGGTGTACTGCGTCGCCACGCTGTACTTCGTCGCCGGCCCGGAGGCCGCGCTCCGGGCGCTGTACGACCGCGTGCGCCCGGGCGGGCACCTCGTCGTCAACTACCCGACCGAGGAACTGCAGCGGGTCGTCCGCGAGGAGTTCGACGAGCGAAAGCGGGAGGCGTTCCACCTCGTCCGCGACGGGGAGAACCTGCTCACGCGCGAGGAAGTCGCCGCGGTGCTCGGCGCGGAGCCGCGGGACTACTGGGAGGCGGTCGACGCCGACGAGGTGATAGAGGAGCGCCCGGAGTGGCCGACGGTGTACGTCGAACGGCCCGCGTCCGACCGGTAG
- the pheS gene encoding phenylalanine--tRNA ligase subunit alpha produces MKLPGSQVAVLDAASANEARTIGRIAEDAGLAVETATGAAFELAEAGLVAVDERTDERVALTDEGETYVAEGLPEVRLYEAARDAGAADDPVELGRVIGESGLEGGEVDIALANYARKGYGTVEGGEIAADPDADPDADPEAAALAALADGETDAAALPGEGDDVDQLERRELVERSESTARSVTITDEGVTALMEGVEAADAEAVGQITPELITSGEWQDAEFAEYNVEADAAEIAGGKEHILRQTANRVKDTLVGMGFAEMEGPHADAEFWINDCLFMPQDHPARTHWDQFALENPAEIDDLPDDLVERVRDAHLHGVGEDGEGYHSPWTEEVAKGIDLRGHTTSLSMRYLSGHAQGDLEPPERFFSVEKVYRNDTLDPTHLLEFFQIEGWVMAEDLSVRDLMGTFTEFYEQFGITDLEFKPHYNPYTEPSFELFGTHPTTGELVEVGNSGMFREEVLRPLGVDCDVMAWGLSLERLLMLMYGFEDIRDVHGTLADLELLRDTEVIH; encoded by the coding sequence ATGAAGCTACCAGGATCACAGGTCGCGGTGTTGGACGCCGCGAGCGCGAACGAGGCACGGACGATAGGACGGATCGCCGAGGACGCCGGCCTCGCCGTCGAGACGGCGACGGGGGCCGCCTTCGAACTCGCGGAGGCAGGGCTGGTGGCCGTCGACGAGCGGACCGACGAGCGCGTGGCGCTCACCGACGAGGGCGAGACGTACGTCGCCGAGGGCCTGCCAGAGGTCCGCCTGTACGAGGCGGCCCGCGACGCCGGCGCGGCCGATGACCCCGTCGAACTCGGGCGAGTCATCGGCGAGTCCGGACTGGAGGGCGGCGAGGTCGACATCGCGCTGGCGAACTACGCCCGGAAGGGCTACGGGACCGTCGAGGGCGGCGAGATCGCGGCCGACCCGGACGCCGACCCGGACGCGGACCCCGAGGCCGCCGCGCTGGCCGCGCTGGCCGACGGCGAGACCGACGCGGCCGCGCTCCCGGGCGAGGGCGACGACGTCGACCAGCTTGAGCGCCGGGAGCTAGTCGAACGCAGCGAATCGACCGCCCGCTCGGTGACGATCACCGACGAGGGCGTCACCGCGCTGATGGAGGGCGTCGAGGCGGCCGACGCGGAGGCGGTCGGCCAGATCACGCCCGAACTGATCACCAGCGGGGAGTGGCAGGACGCCGAGTTCGCGGAGTACAACGTTGAGGCCGACGCCGCCGAGATAGCCGGCGGGAAAGAGCACATCCTCCGGCAGACCGCGAACCGCGTGAAGGACACCCTCGTCGGGATGGGCTTCGCGGAGATGGAGGGGCCACACGCCGACGCGGAGTTCTGGATCAACGACTGCCTGTTCATGCCCCAGGACCACCCCGCCCGGACCCACTGGGACCAGTTCGCGCTGGAGAACCCCGCCGAGATAGACGACCTGCCCGACGACCTCGTCGAGCGCGTCCGCGACGCGCACCTGCACGGCGTCGGCGAGGACGGCGAGGGGTACCACTCCCCGTGGACCGAGGAGGTCGCGAAGGGGATCGACCTGCGGGGCCACACCACGTCGCTGTCGATGCGCTACCTCTCGGGCCACGCGCAGGGCGACCTCGAACCGCCCGAGCGCTTCTTCAGCGTCGAGAAGGTGTACCGCAATGACACGCTCGACCCGACGCACCTGCTGGAGTTCTTCCAGATCGAGGGGTGGGTGATGGCCGAGGACCTCTCGGTGCGCGACCTGATGGGGACGTTCACGGAGTTCTACGAGCAGTTCGGCATCACCGACCTGGAGTTCAAGCCACACTACAACCCCTACACGGAGCCGAGCTTCGAACTGTTCGGCACCCACCCCACGACGGGCGAACTGGTCGAGGTGGGCAACAGCGGGATGTTCCGCGAGGAGGTGCTCCGGCCGCTCGGCGTCGACTGCGACGTGATGGCCTGGGGGCTCTCGCTGGAGCGCCTGCTCATGCTGATGTACGGCTTCGAGGACATCCGCGACGTCCACGGGACGCTCGCCGACCTCGAACTGCTGCGGGACACGGAGGTGATCCACTGA
- the pheT gene encoding phenylalanine--tRNA ligase subunit beta has protein sequence MPVVDVDPEELRELTGHDEKSDEELKEDLFGLGLEFEGRTEDDEFQLEFAPDRLDRLSVEGVARSLRYQYGDDRGVYVPNTNDADWTIQVDESVPDERPYVTGAVVRGVDLDDAALESLIQLQEKLHATMGRKRAKGAIGIHDLAMLKGGSPGSEGGKSIRYTGVEPDGDRFVPLDSNSEMTPADVLTDHPTGETYADLVREYDRYPAIYDDIGLFSFPPVINGKRTEVTTDSRELFVEMTGTDQWTIDRMLSIVCYALDARGATIEEVAVEYSDRDLVRPDLSTREKSVAHERIESLIGVDFDPKEVVDLFERSGLDADTDDEDDRLVYEVEVPSYRVDVLHPLDLVDDVGRAYGFNDLEPKYPEVSTVGGRHDRSRLEDAARNQLVGLGFEDLLNFHMISEAENFDRMDLAPGDDAVGAAEPATIREPYSEDYTMLRTWALPSLLMVLENNTHRSYPQDLAEIGLAAHVDDAENTGVAERRTVAGVLARHDASYEDAKARLQAIARNFDVELETPPTDHPTFVGGRVADVVIDGETAGVVGEVHPAVLVEHDLELPVAAFEFRLDALE, from the coding sequence ATGCCAGTCGTCGACGTCGACCCCGAGGAACTGCGCGAACTGACCGGTCACGACGAGAAGTCGGACGAGGAGCTGAAAGAGGACCTGTTCGGCCTCGGGCTGGAGTTCGAGGGCCGGACCGAGGACGACGAGTTCCAACTGGAGTTCGCGCCGGACCGCCTCGACCGCCTGTCGGTCGAGGGCGTCGCCCGCTCGCTGCGCTACCAGTACGGCGACGACCGCGGCGTGTACGTCCCCAACACCAACGACGCCGACTGGACGATCCAAGTGGACGAAAGCGTCCCGGACGAGCGCCCCTATGTCACCGGTGCCGTGGTCCGCGGCGTCGACCTCGACGACGCGGCGCTGGAGTCGCTCATCCAGCTACAGGAGAAGCTCCACGCGACGATGGGCCGCAAGCGCGCGAAGGGCGCCATCGGCATCCACGACCTCGCAATGCTGAAGGGGGGTTCACCCGGGAGCGAGGGCGGCAAGTCGATCCGCTACACTGGGGTCGAGCCGGACGGCGACCGCTTCGTCCCGCTCGACAGCAACAGCGAGATGACGCCCGCGGACGTGCTCACGGACCACCCGACCGGCGAGACGTACGCCGACCTCGTCCGCGAGTACGACCGCTATCCGGCGATCTACGACGACATCGGCCTGTTCTCGTTCCCGCCGGTGATCAACGGCAAGCGGACGGAGGTGACGACCGACTCCCGGGAGCTGTTCGTCGAGATGACCGGGACGGACCAGTGGACCATCGACCGGATGCTCTCCATCGTCTGCTACGCGCTCGACGCGCGCGGGGCGACGATAGAGGAGGTTGCCGTCGAGTACTCCGACCGCGATCTGGTCCGGCCCGACCTCTCGACCCGGGAGAAGTCCGTCGCCCACGAACGGATCGAGAGCCTCATCGGCGTCGACTTCGACCCCAAGGAGGTCGTCGACCTGTTCGAACGCTCCGGGCTCGACGCCGACACCGACGACGAGGACGACCGCCTCGTCTACGAGGTCGAGGTCCCCTCCTACCGCGTCGACGTGCTCCACCCGCTCGACCTGGTCGACGACGTGGGGCGGGCGTACGGCTTCAACGACCTCGAACCGAAGTACCCCGAGGTGAGCACGGTCGGCGGCCGCCACGACCGCTCGCGGCTGGAGGACGCCGCGCGGAACCAGCTGGTCGGGCTCGGCTTCGAGGACCTGCTGAACTTCCACATGATAAGCGAGGCCGAGAACTTCGACCGGATGGACCTCGCGCCCGGCGACGACGCCGTCGGCGCGGCCGAGCCGGCGACGATCCGCGAGCCCTACAGCGAGGACTACACGATGCTTCGCACGTGGGCGCTCCCCTCGCTGCTGATGGTCCTGGAGAACAACACCCACCGCTCGTACCCCCAGGACCTGGCGGAGATCGGGCTCGCGGCACACGTCGACGACGCCGAGAACACCGGCGTCGCCGAGCGCCGCACGGTCGCGGGCGTCCTCGCCCGGCACGACGCCTCCTACGAGGACGCGAAGGCCCGGCTGCAGGCGATCGCACGGAACTTCGACGTCGAACTGGAGACGCCGCCGACCGACCACCCGACGTTCGTCGGCGGGCGGGTCGCGGACGTGGTGATCGACGGCGAGACGGCGGGCGTCGTCGGCGAGGTCCACCCCGCCGTGCTCGTCGAACACGACCTCGAACTGCCCGTGGCCGCCTTCGAGTTCCGGCTGGACGCGCTGGAGTAG
- a CDS encoding quinone-dependent dihydroorotate dehydrogenase — translation MDLYDAARPLLFRLPAETAHGAVHGGLKLAQGTPAESLLASRYGSPDDDRLAVEAFGCRFPNPVGVAAGFDKNAEVPSALASLGFGHVEVGGVTAEPQAGNPRPRLFRLREDGALVNRMGLNNEGAAAVGERLAAASVDVPIGVNVAKSERVASEDAPADYRRTYERVAEGADFFVVNVSCPNSEGFRELQNRDAMAAILGELVDAGASPLLVKLSPDLPEPAVEDALEIVDELGLDGVVATNTTTDRPASLRSPNRVEEGGLSGKPIEKEATGMVRFVAERVDVPVVGVGGVSSAEGAYRKIRAGASLVQLYTGLVYEGPTLARRINEGLLDLLDRDGFDDVSDAVGADL, via the coding sequence ATGGACCTCTACGACGCCGCCAGGCCGCTGCTGTTCCGGCTACCCGCCGAGACCGCCCATGGGGCCGTCCACGGCGGCCTCAAACTGGCACAGGGAACGCCGGCGGAGTCCCTCCTGGCGTCCCGGTACGGCAGCCCGGACGACGACCGTCTCGCCGTCGAGGCGTTCGGCTGCCGGTTCCCGAACCCGGTCGGCGTCGCGGCCGGCTTCGACAAGAACGCCGAGGTGCCGAGCGCGCTCGCCAGCCTCGGCTTCGGCCACGTCGAAGTGGGCGGCGTCACCGCCGAGCCGCAGGCCGGCAACCCCCGACCCCGGCTGTTCCGCCTCCGGGAGGACGGGGCGCTCGTCAACCGGATGGGGCTGAACAACGAGGGGGCCGCGGCCGTCGGCGAGCGACTCGCCGCCGCGTCCGTCGACGTGCCCATCGGCGTCAACGTCGCCAAGAGCGAACGGGTAGCGAGCGAGGACGCCCCGGCCGACTACCGCCGGACGTACGAGCGGGTCGCGGAGGGGGCCGACTTCTTCGTCGTCAACGTCTCCTGCCCGAACTCGGAGGGGTTCCGGGAGCTACAGAACCGCGACGCCATGGCGGCGATCCTCGGGGAACTCGTCGACGCCGGCGCGTCGCCCCTGCTGGTGAAGCTCTCGCCGGACCTCCCGGAGCCGGCCGTCGAGGACGCCCTGGAGATAGTCGACGAACTCGGCCTCGACGGCGTGGTCGCCACCAACACGACGACCGACCGCCCGGCGAGCCTGCGAAGCCCCAACCGCGTCGAGGAGGGCGGGCTCTCGGGCAAGCCCATCGAGAAGGAGGCGACCGGGATGGTCCGGTTCGTCGCCGAGCGCGTCGACGTCCCGGTCGTCGGCGTCGGCGGCGTCTCCAGCGCCGAGGGGGCCTACCGGAAGATCCGCGCCGGCGCGTCGCTCGTCCAGCTGTACACCGGCCTCGTCTACGAGGGGCCGACGCTTGCCCGCCGGATCAACGAGGGGCTGCTCGACCTGCTCGACCGCGACGGTTTCGACGACGTCTCGGACGCCGTCGGCGCGGACCTGTAG
- a CDS encoding non-histone chromosomal MC1 family protein, with protein MVREDGKRNFALRDSGDEPSVFSGNTPRQAALKAARRLDPASSEDSADETELRLREKGTDKVHIYDGWAWEEEAPDDKPDWMPQEITEANVSKKGIEHLDE; from the coding sequence ATGGTACGTGAAGACGGTAAGCGCAATTTCGCGCTGCGAGACAGCGGTGACGAACCGAGCGTGTTTTCGGGGAACACACCCCGGCAGGCCGCGCTGAAGGCGGCCCGCCGACTGGATCCGGCGTCCAGCGAGGACTCGGCCGACGAGACGGAGCTGCGGCTCCGCGAGAAGGGGACCGACAAGGTCCACATCTACGACGGCTGGGCCTGGGAGGAGGAGGCCCCCGACGACAAACCCGACTGGATGCCCCAGGAGATCACGGAGGCGAACGTCTCGAAGAAGGGCATCGAACACCTCGACGAGTGA